A single region of the Drosophila takahashii strain IR98-3 E-12201 chromosome 2R, DtakHiC1v2, whole genome shotgun sequence genome encodes:
- the Rcd1 gene encoding KAT8 regulatory NSL complex subunit 3 isoform X9 has translation MEHSYMRDTPARSDVHNGLAPARNILVRHPPQCPSCHTYPPQQEELSEMQQAHVPPYDEIAAKEAMNECARIAKYVKNNNSDEQDWVARVNQFGWTPLQQSLFEKVCAILDQDQLARLANDKRQHEAIHRRVSADKSASRLRKVLASVAWETRITQWIHALLMDHLSPSYMASYLDILQTLKTKLPTLVDKMLFSRPLNNSQELLAPVMKKRWEPNILPKGRQLTHNAIMVVLPTMPTSGPVSDRMQKWYQALATITQVVQISLPNTNNRIGNQNLDQVAETIVSLTRVKIHELRTDNPSRGIILVGFNAGSALALQVALSESVACLVCMGFAYNTMRGPRGTPDDRMLDIKAPILFVIGQNSARTSQEEMEGLRERMQSESSLVVVGSADDALRVPKSKRRIEGVTQSMVDYMVVEEVFDFVSRTLSNPPGPRMPTSLMHQQGYQRQQKQPTHILADGNANKAVQQMRKRKVDGGLDDPMGQPAKSKFVPHTRVHKPKPPRLIDPFAAKRKVGRPRTRPLPNVGGQKGAPHPEKSKLSSEELNQSIEFILDDALDYEDAQSTTAGGSAGVPKVITPGVLGKQLPPVNLAAGTKIKMIPSNQFVQIKHLPAQGKLINYTLNKPGGATTSAATIGSIVKTLPSSSVGGQQIFTLKTPTGQTQQFATAGTSAGAVGSSATTGSGQQKYTVFKNANGMTMLHLTKSVPTSATNSPSGSVDLSNIIDMPIVFADNEGNIPEHQQADKDIKTAPIRSANKSPLIISQKIIKEANKPPGMVTNSGGISGATKSGNIVLNKGLQQLFTPAPGGTVASQNKVVYLNRNTIKPMGNVVTGTHRVPIRIVSSPKTGGAVTTTASSSPIMVDPATGSLVTSVKTVNVQTIKPTQGTLRQAGAVGSKGYSQFQVINSTTGASKTVSGDGKTPVRNIYFKSAIGLKQLPVQMLGNRIPGGAVVSSSAATSSGAAALRRVVNIGPVPKVTATSTTTTSTAATPTQSKN, from the exons ATGGAGCACAGCTATATGCGCGATACGCCAGCTCGCAGCGATGTCCACAATGGCCTGGCGCCCGCCAGGAACATCCTGGTTCGCCATCCTCCGCAGTGTCCCAGCTGTCACACCTATCCGCCGCAGCAGGAGGAGCTCTCCGAGATGCAGCAGGCCCATGTGCCGCCCTACGACGAGATAGCCGCCAAGGAGGCGATGAATGAGTGCGCTCGCATTGCAAAATACGTTAAGAACAACAATTCCGATGAACAGGATTGGGTGGCGCGCGTTAATCA ATTTGGCTGGACGCCCTTGCAGCAGTCGCTATTCGAAAAGGTCTGTGCCATTTTGGACCAGGATCAGTTGGCTCGCCTGGCCAACGATAAACGGCAGCACGAGGCCATCCATCGTCGCGTGAGTGCCGACAAGTCCGCCTCCAGGCTGCGCAAAGTTCTGGCCAGCGTCGCCTGGGAGACGCGCATCACCCAGTGGATTCACGCCCTGCTCATGGATCACCTGTCGCCCTCGTACATGGCCTCTTACCTGGATATTCTGCAGACGCTAAAGACCAAGCTGCCTACTTTGGTGGACAAGATGCTGTTCAGCCGGCCGCTGAACAACAGCCAGGAGTTGCTGGCTCCGGTGATGAAAAAGCGCTGGGAGCCGAACATCCTGCCCAAGGGCCGCCAACTCACGCACAACGCCATCATGGTGGTGCTGCCCACCATGCCCACCAGTGGTCCCGTCTCGGATCGCATGCAGAAGTGGTACCAGGCACTGGCCACCATCACCCAGGTGGTGCAGATCTCGCTGCCCAATACGA ACAACAGAATTGGCAATCAGAATCTGGACCAGGTGGCCGAGACCATTGTGTCCCTCACTCGCGTCAAGATCCACGAATTGCGCACGGATAATCCCAGTCGAGGCATCATTCTCGTTGGCTTTAATGCTGGTTCTGCCTTGGCTCTGCAGGTTGCTCTTTCGGAGAGTGTGGCCTGTTTGGTTTGCATGGGATTTGCCTACAACACGATGCGTGGTCCACGAGGAACGCCCGATGATCGCATGCTGGACATCAAGGCGCCCATACTGTTTGTCATCGGTCAGAATTCAGCTCGCACAAGTCAGGAGGAAATGGAGGGCTTGCGCGAGCGAATGCAGTCCGAATCTTCGCTGGTTGTCGTAGGCAGTGCCGATGATGCACTGCGCGTTCCAAAAAGCAAACGGCGCATAGAGGGCGTTACCCAGTCCATGGTGGACTACATGGTGGTT GAGGAAGTCTTTGACTTTGTGAGCAGGACATTGAGTAATCCTCCTGGACCTCGAATGCCCACTTCCCTGATGCACCAGCAGGGTTATCAACGCCAACAGAAGCAGCCAACTCACATTCTGGCTGATGGAAACGCAAATAAGGCTGTCCAACAGATGCGCAAGAGGAAAGTGGACGGCGGTCTCGATGATCCAATGGGTCAGCCGGCCAAATCAAAGTTTGTGCCTCACA CTCGCGTCCACAAGCCGAAGCCACCGCGTCTCATTGATCCGTTTGCTGCCAAGCGAAAGG TTGGAAGACCCCGAACTCGACCCCTTCCTAATGTCGGTGGCCAAAAAGGTGCACCTCATCCAGAGAAATCGAAGTTGAGCAGCGAAGAACTAAACCAATCCATTGAATTCATACTAGATGATGCCCTGGACTACGAAGATGCGCAATCGACGACGGCAGGAGGATCAGCGGGAGTGCCCAAGGTGATCACTCCAGGTGTTTTGGGGAAACAATTGCCGCCAGTTAACCTCGCAGCCGGCACCAAGATCAAGATGATACCCTCCAATCAGTTTGTCCAGATCAAGCATCTTCCGGCGCAGGGAAAACTCATCAACTACACGCTGAACAAGCCAGGTGGTGCGACCACAAGCGCCGCCACCATTGGCAGCATTGTTAAGACGCTGCCAAGCTCATCGGTTGGTGGTCAGCAGATCTTTACCTTGAAAACGCCCACTGGACAAACGCAGCAATTTGCAACGGCTGGGACATCGGCGGGTGCAGTTGGATCATCGGCAACCACAGGATCGGGACAACAGAAGTACACGGTGTTTAAAAACGCAAACGGCATGACCATGCTGCATCTTACAAAGAGTGTACCTACTTCTGCAACCAATAGTCCTTCGGGGAGTGTGGATTTGTCCAACATTATCGATATGCCCATAGTTTTTGCCGACAACGAAGGCAACATTCCCGAGCATCAACAGGCAGACAAGGATATTAAAACAG cACCCATTCGTAGCGCCAACAAGAGCCCTCTGATCATCAGTCAGAAGATCATAAAGGAGGCTAATAAGCCACCTGGCATGGTAACCAACAGTGGAGGCATTTCGGGCGCCACCAAGTCGGGAAATATAGTGCTCAACAAAGGCCTCCAGCAGTTGTTCACCCCTGCGCCCGGCGGAACGGTTGCCAGTCAGAACAAAGTGGTCTATCTCAACCGGAATACAATAAAACCAATGGGAAATGTGGTGACTGGGACTCATCGAGTACCCATACGGATAGTAAGCAGTCCAAAGACGGGAGGAGCAGTGACGACCACGGCTTCCAGCAGCCCTATCATGGTAGATCCTGCAACGGGATCTCTGGTTACCAGTGTCAAGACCGTCAATGTGCAGACCATCAAGCCAACGCAAGGAACTCTTCGACAAGCGGGTGCCGTGGGCAGCAAGGGCTATTCGCAGTTCCAGGTGATTAATAGCACTACAGGAGCATCCAAAACAGTTTCTGGAGACGGCAAGACGCCCGTGCGAAATATCTACTTCAAGTCCGCCATTGGACTCAAGCAATTGCCAGTGCAAATGCTGGGCAATCGAATACCGGGTGGAGCCGTTGTCTCATCTTCAGCAGCGACATCTTCGGGAGCCGCAGCCCTGCGCCGAGTGGTCAACATCGGGCCCGTTCCCAAGGTGACGGCCACGTCGACAACAACGACTTCGACGGCTGCTACGcccacccaaagcaaaaactag
- the Rcd1 gene encoding KAT8 regulatory NSL complex subunit 3 isoform X4: MKEVANPIGSQPKITEASSSIITYSPSKFLTRVGAGKTTYTTHTHTTTTAATSAAAAVAATKTNNAPVGGSSASYYVVKAGSLGSAASMTGSIKVSSPPKAPTAIRSPALVITSPSTPTESSSTISAPSESSFGEKMEHSYMRDTPARSDVHNGLAPARNILVRHPPQCPSCHTYPPQQEELSEMQQAHVPPYDEIAAKEAMNECARIAKYVKNNNSDEQDWVARVNQFGWTPLQQSLFEKVCAILDQDQLARLANDKRQHEAIHRRVSADKSASRLRKVLASVAWETRITQWIHALLMDHLSPSYMASYLDILQTLKTKLPTLVDKMLFSRPLNNSQELLAPVMKKRWEPNILPKGRQLTHNAIMVVLPTMPTSGPVSDRMQKWYQALATITQVVQISLPNTNNRIGNQNLDQVAETIVSLTRVKIHELRTDNPSRGIILVGFNAGSALALQVALSESVACLVCMGFAYNTMRGPRGTPDDRMLDIKAPILFVIGQNSARTSQEEMEGLRERMQSESSLVVVGSADDALRVPKSKRRIEGVTQSMVDYMVVEEVFDFVSRTLSNPPGPRMPTSLMHQQGYQRQQKQPTHILADGNANKAVQQMRKRKVDGGLDDPMGQPAKSKFVPHIGRPRTRPLPNVGGQKDDALDYEDAQSTTAGGSAGVPKVITPGVLGKQLPPVNLAAGTKIKMIPSNQFVQIKHLPAQGKLINYTLNKPGGATTSAATIGSIVKTLPSSSVGGQQIFTLKTPTGQTQQFATAGTSAGAVGSSATTGSGQQKYTVFKNANGMTMLHLTKSVPTSATNSPSGSVDLSNIIDMPIVFADNEGNIPEHQQADKDIKTAPIRSANKSPLIISQKIIKEANKPPGMVTNSGGISGATKSGNIVLNKGLQQLFTPAPGGTVASQNKVVYLNRNTIKPMGNVVTGTHRVPIRIVSSPKTGGAVTTTASSSPIMVDPATGSLVTSVKTVNVQTIKPTQGTLRQAGAVGSKGYSQFQVINSTTGASKTVSGDGKTPVRNIYFKSAIGLKQLPVQMLGNRIPGGAVVSSSAATSSGAAALRRVVNIGPVPKVTATSTTTTSTAATPTQSKN, translated from the exons ATGAAGGAAGTGGCGAATCCGATAGGAAGTCAGCCCAAAATCACGGAGGCCTCGTCCTCGATAATAACCTACAGTCCCAGCAAGTTTCTCACTCGCGTGGGCGCAGGGAAAACCACatacaccacacacacacacacaacaacaacagcagcgacgtctgcagcggcggcggtagcggcaacaaaaacaaacaatgcgCCAGTGGGCGGATCCAGTGCCTCCTACTATGTGGTCAAGGCCGGCTCCCTGGGCAGCGCAGCCTCCATGACGGGATCCATCAAAGTCAGCTCGCCGCCAAAGGCACCAACGGCGATTAGGTCGCCCGCTTTGGTCATCACATCGCCCTCGACGCCAACCGAGAGT TCCAGCACCATTTCGGCGCCCAGTGAATCCTCCTTTGGCGAGAAAATGGAGCACAGCTATATGCGCGATACGCCAGCTCGCAGCGATGTCCACAATGGCCTGGCGCCCGCCAGGAACATCCTGGTTCGCCATCCTCCGCAGTGTCCCAGCTGTCACACCTATCCGCCGCAGCAGGAGGAGCTCTCCGAGATGCAGCAGGCCCATGTGCCGCCCTACGACGAGATAGCCGCCAAGGAGGCGATGAATGAGTGCGCTCGCATTGCAAAATACGTTAAGAACAACAATTCCGATGAACAGGATTGGGTGGCGCGCGTTAATCA ATTTGGCTGGACGCCCTTGCAGCAGTCGCTATTCGAAAAGGTCTGTGCCATTTTGGACCAGGATCAGTTGGCTCGCCTGGCCAACGATAAACGGCAGCACGAGGCCATCCATCGTCGCGTGAGTGCCGACAAGTCCGCCTCCAGGCTGCGCAAAGTTCTGGCCAGCGTCGCCTGGGAGACGCGCATCACCCAGTGGATTCACGCCCTGCTCATGGATCACCTGTCGCCCTCGTACATGGCCTCTTACCTGGATATTCTGCAGACGCTAAAGACCAAGCTGCCTACTTTGGTGGACAAGATGCTGTTCAGCCGGCCGCTGAACAACAGCCAGGAGTTGCTGGCTCCGGTGATGAAAAAGCGCTGGGAGCCGAACATCCTGCCCAAGGGCCGCCAACTCACGCACAACGCCATCATGGTGGTGCTGCCCACCATGCCCACCAGTGGTCCCGTCTCGGATCGCATGCAGAAGTGGTACCAGGCACTGGCCACCATCACCCAGGTGGTGCAGATCTCGCTGCCCAATACGA ACAACAGAATTGGCAATCAGAATCTGGACCAGGTGGCCGAGACCATTGTGTCCCTCACTCGCGTCAAGATCCACGAATTGCGCACGGATAATCCCAGTCGAGGCATCATTCTCGTTGGCTTTAATGCTGGTTCTGCCTTGGCTCTGCAGGTTGCTCTTTCGGAGAGTGTGGCCTGTTTGGTTTGCATGGGATTTGCCTACAACACGATGCGTGGTCCACGAGGAACGCCCGATGATCGCATGCTGGACATCAAGGCGCCCATACTGTTTGTCATCGGTCAGAATTCAGCTCGCACAAGTCAGGAGGAAATGGAGGGCTTGCGCGAGCGAATGCAGTCCGAATCTTCGCTGGTTGTCGTAGGCAGTGCCGATGATGCACTGCGCGTTCCAAAAAGCAAACGGCGCATAGAGGGCGTTACCCAGTCCATGGTGGACTACATGGTGGTT GAGGAAGTCTTTGACTTTGTGAGCAGGACATTGAGTAATCCTCCTGGACCTCGAATGCCCACTTCCCTGATGCACCAGCAGGGTTATCAACGCCAACAGAAGCAGCCAACTCACATTCTGGCTGATGGAAACGCAAATAAGGCTGTCCAACAGATGCGCAAGAGGAAAGTGGACGGCGGTCTCGATGATCCAATGGGTCAGCCGGCCAAATCAAAGTTTGTGCCTCACA TTGGAAGACCCCGAACTCGACCCCTTCCTAATGTCGGTGGCCAAAAAG ATGATGCCCTGGACTACGAAGATGCGCAATCGACGACGGCAGGAGGATCAGCGGGAGTGCCCAAGGTGATCACTCCAGGTGTTTTGGGGAAACAATTGCCGCCAGTTAACCTCGCAGCCGGCACCAAGATCAAGATGATACCCTCCAATCAGTTTGTCCAGATCAAGCATCTTCCGGCGCAGGGAAAACTCATCAACTACACGCTGAACAAGCCAGGTGGTGCGACCACAAGCGCCGCCACCATTGGCAGCATTGTTAAGACGCTGCCAAGCTCATCGGTTGGTGGTCAGCAGATCTTTACCTTGAAAACGCCCACTGGACAAACGCAGCAATTTGCAACGGCTGGGACATCGGCGGGTGCAGTTGGATCATCGGCAACCACAGGATCGGGACAACAGAAGTACACGGTGTTTAAAAACGCAAACGGCATGACCATGCTGCATCTTACAAAGAGTGTACCTACTTCTGCAACCAATAGTCCTTCGGGGAGTGTGGATTTGTCCAACATTATCGATATGCCCATAGTTTTTGCCGACAACGAAGGCAACATTCCCGAGCATCAACAGGCAGACAAGGATATTAAAACAG cACCCATTCGTAGCGCCAACAAGAGCCCTCTGATCATCAGTCAGAAGATCATAAAGGAGGCTAATAAGCCACCTGGCATGGTAACCAACAGTGGAGGCATTTCGGGCGCCACCAAGTCGGGAAATATAGTGCTCAACAAAGGCCTCCAGCAGTTGTTCACCCCTGCGCCCGGCGGAACGGTTGCCAGTCAGAACAAAGTGGTCTATCTCAACCGGAATACAATAAAACCAATGGGAAATGTGGTGACTGGGACTCATCGAGTACCCATACGGATAGTAAGCAGTCCAAAGACGGGAGGAGCAGTGACGACCACGGCTTCCAGCAGCCCTATCATGGTAGATCCTGCAACGGGATCTCTGGTTACCAGTGTCAAGACCGTCAATGTGCAGACCATCAAGCCAACGCAAGGAACTCTTCGACAAGCGGGTGCCGTGGGCAGCAAGGGCTATTCGCAGTTCCAGGTGATTAATAGCACTACAGGAGCATCCAAAACAGTTTCTGGAGACGGCAAGACGCCCGTGCGAAATATCTACTTCAAGTCCGCCATTGGACTCAAGCAATTGCCAGTGCAAATGCTGGGCAATCGAATACCGGGTGGAGCCGTTGTCTCATCTTCAGCAGCGACATCTTCGGGAGCCGCAGCCCTGCGCCGAGTGGTCAACATCGGGCCCGTTCCCAAGGTGACGGCCACGTCGACAACAACGACTTCGACGGCTGCTACGcccacccaaagcaaaaactag
- the Rcd1 gene encoding KAT8 regulatory NSL complex subunit 3 isoform X5 — MKEVANPIGSQPKITEASSSIITYSPSKFLTRVGAGKTTYTTHTHTTTTAATSAAAAVAATKTNNAPVGGSSASYYVVKAGSLGSAASMTGSIKVSSPPKAPTAIRSPALVITSPSTPTESSSTISAPSESSFGEKMEHSYMRDTPARSDVHNGLAPARNILVRHPPQCPSCHTYPPQQEELSEMQQAHVPPYDEIAAKEAMNECARIAKYVKNNNSDEQDWVARVNQFGWTPLQQSLFEKVCAILDQDQLARLANDKRQHEAIHRRVSADKSASRLRKVLASVAWETRITQWIHALLMDHLSPSYMASYLDILQTLKTKLPTLVDKMLFSRPLNNSQELLAPVMKKRWEPNILPKGRQLTHNAIMVVLPTMPTSGPVSDRMQKWYQALATITQVVQISLPNTNNRIGNQNLDQVAETIVSLTRVKIHELRTDNPSRGIILVGFNAGSALALQVALSESVACLVCMGFAYNTMRGPRGTPDDRMLDIKAPILFVIGQNSARTSQEEMEGLRERMQSESSLVVVGSADDALRVPKSKRRIEGVTQSMVDYMVVEEVFDFVSRTLSNPPGPRMPTSLMHQQGYQRQQKQPTHILADGNANKAVQQMRKRKVDGGLDDPMGQPAKSKFVPHNDALDYEDAQSTTAGGSAGVPKVITPGVLGKQLPPVNLAAGTKIKMIPSNQFVQIKHLPAQGKLINYTLNKPGGATTSAATIGSIVKTLPSSSVGGQQIFTLKTPTGQTQQFATAGTSAGAVGSSATTGSGQQKYTVFKNANGMTMLHLTKSVPTSATNSPSGSVDLSNIIDMPIVFADNEGNIPEHQQADKDIKTAPIRSANKSPLIISQKIIKEANKPPGMVTNSGGISGATKSGNIVLNKGLQQLFTPAPGGTVASQNKVVYLNRNTIKPMGNVVTGTHRVPIRIVSSPKTGGAVTTTASSSPIMVDPATGSLVTSVKTVNVQTIKPTQGTLRQAGAVGSKGYSQFQVINSTTGASKTVSGDGKTPVRNIYFKSAIGLKQLPVQMLGNRIPGGAVVSSSAATSSGAAALRRVVNIGPVPKVTATSTTTTSTAATPTQSKN, encoded by the exons ATGAAGGAAGTGGCGAATCCGATAGGAAGTCAGCCCAAAATCACGGAGGCCTCGTCCTCGATAATAACCTACAGTCCCAGCAAGTTTCTCACTCGCGTGGGCGCAGGGAAAACCACatacaccacacacacacacacaacaacaacagcagcgacgtctgcagcggcggcggtagcggcaacaaaaacaaacaatgcgCCAGTGGGCGGATCCAGTGCCTCCTACTATGTGGTCAAGGCCGGCTCCCTGGGCAGCGCAGCCTCCATGACGGGATCCATCAAAGTCAGCTCGCCGCCAAAGGCACCAACGGCGATTAGGTCGCCCGCTTTGGTCATCACATCGCCCTCGACGCCAACCGAGAGT TCCAGCACCATTTCGGCGCCCAGTGAATCCTCCTTTGGCGAGAAAATGGAGCACAGCTATATGCGCGATACGCCAGCTCGCAGCGATGTCCACAATGGCCTGGCGCCCGCCAGGAACATCCTGGTTCGCCATCCTCCGCAGTGTCCCAGCTGTCACACCTATCCGCCGCAGCAGGAGGAGCTCTCCGAGATGCAGCAGGCCCATGTGCCGCCCTACGACGAGATAGCCGCCAAGGAGGCGATGAATGAGTGCGCTCGCATTGCAAAATACGTTAAGAACAACAATTCCGATGAACAGGATTGGGTGGCGCGCGTTAATCA ATTTGGCTGGACGCCCTTGCAGCAGTCGCTATTCGAAAAGGTCTGTGCCATTTTGGACCAGGATCAGTTGGCTCGCCTGGCCAACGATAAACGGCAGCACGAGGCCATCCATCGTCGCGTGAGTGCCGACAAGTCCGCCTCCAGGCTGCGCAAAGTTCTGGCCAGCGTCGCCTGGGAGACGCGCATCACCCAGTGGATTCACGCCCTGCTCATGGATCACCTGTCGCCCTCGTACATGGCCTCTTACCTGGATATTCTGCAGACGCTAAAGACCAAGCTGCCTACTTTGGTGGACAAGATGCTGTTCAGCCGGCCGCTGAACAACAGCCAGGAGTTGCTGGCTCCGGTGATGAAAAAGCGCTGGGAGCCGAACATCCTGCCCAAGGGCCGCCAACTCACGCACAACGCCATCATGGTGGTGCTGCCCACCATGCCCACCAGTGGTCCCGTCTCGGATCGCATGCAGAAGTGGTACCAGGCACTGGCCACCATCACCCAGGTGGTGCAGATCTCGCTGCCCAATACGA ACAACAGAATTGGCAATCAGAATCTGGACCAGGTGGCCGAGACCATTGTGTCCCTCACTCGCGTCAAGATCCACGAATTGCGCACGGATAATCCCAGTCGAGGCATCATTCTCGTTGGCTTTAATGCTGGTTCTGCCTTGGCTCTGCAGGTTGCTCTTTCGGAGAGTGTGGCCTGTTTGGTTTGCATGGGATTTGCCTACAACACGATGCGTGGTCCACGAGGAACGCCCGATGATCGCATGCTGGACATCAAGGCGCCCATACTGTTTGTCATCGGTCAGAATTCAGCTCGCACAAGTCAGGAGGAAATGGAGGGCTTGCGCGAGCGAATGCAGTCCGAATCTTCGCTGGTTGTCGTAGGCAGTGCCGATGATGCACTGCGCGTTCCAAAAAGCAAACGGCGCATAGAGGGCGTTACCCAGTCCATGGTGGACTACATGGTGGTT GAGGAAGTCTTTGACTTTGTGAGCAGGACATTGAGTAATCCTCCTGGACCTCGAATGCCCACTTCCCTGATGCACCAGCAGGGTTATCAACGCCAACAGAAGCAGCCAACTCACATTCTGGCTGATGGAAACGCAAATAAGGCTGTCCAACAGATGCGCAAGAGGAAAGTGGACGGCGGTCTCGATGATCCAATGGGTCAGCCGGCCAAATCAAAGTTTGTGCCTCACA ATGATGCCCTGGACTACGAAGATGCGCAATCGACGACGGCAGGAGGATCAGCGGGAGTGCCCAAGGTGATCACTCCAGGTGTTTTGGGGAAACAATTGCCGCCAGTTAACCTCGCAGCCGGCACCAAGATCAAGATGATACCCTCCAATCAGTTTGTCCAGATCAAGCATCTTCCGGCGCAGGGAAAACTCATCAACTACACGCTGAACAAGCCAGGTGGTGCGACCACAAGCGCCGCCACCATTGGCAGCATTGTTAAGACGCTGCCAAGCTCATCGGTTGGTGGTCAGCAGATCTTTACCTTGAAAACGCCCACTGGACAAACGCAGCAATTTGCAACGGCTGGGACATCGGCGGGTGCAGTTGGATCATCGGCAACCACAGGATCGGGACAACAGAAGTACACGGTGTTTAAAAACGCAAACGGCATGACCATGCTGCATCTTACAAAGAGTGTACCTACTTCTGCAACCAATAGTCCTTCGGGGAGTGTGGATTTGTCCAACATTATCGATATGCCCATAGTTTTTGCCGACAACGAAGGCAACATTCCCGAGCATCAACAGGCAGACAAGGATATTAAAACAG cACCCATTCGTAGCGCCAACAAGAGCCCTCTGATCATCAGTCAGAAGATCATAAAGGAGGCTAATAAGCCACCTGGCATGGTAACCAACAGTGGAGGCATTTCGGGCGCCACCAAGTCGGGAAATATAGTGCTCAACAAAGGCCTCCAGCAGTTGTTCACCCCTGCGCCCGGCGGAACGGTTGCCAGTCAGAACAAAGTGGTCTATCTCAACCGGAATACAATAAAACCAATGGGAAATGTGGTGACTGGGACTCATCGAGTACCCATACGGATAGTAAGCAGTCCAAAGACGGGAGGAGCAGTGACGACCACGGCTTCCAGCAGCCCTATCATGGTAGATCCTGCAACGGGATCTCTGGTTACCAGTGTCAAGACCGTCAATGTGCAGACCATCAAGCCAACGCAAGGAACTCTTCGACAAGCGGGTGCCGTGGGCAGCAAGGGCTATTCGCAGTTCCAGGTGATTAATAGCACTACAGGAGCATCCAAAACAGTTTCTGGAGACGGCAAGACGCCCGTGCGAAATATCTACTTCAAGTCCGCCATTGGACTCAAGCAATTGCCAGTGCAAATGCTGGGCAATCGAATACCGGGTGGAGCCGTTGTCTCATCTTCAGCAGCGACATCTTCGGGAGCCGCAGCCCTGCGCCGAGTGGTCAACATCGGGCCCGTTCCCAAGGTGACGGCCACGTCGACAACAACGACTTCGACGGCTGCTACGcccacccaaagcaaaaactag